From Microbacterium sp. 10M-3C3:
CGTTCGCGCGCCGCACGTGGGCGCTCGCGGCGCAGCGCGCCGTGTCGCTCGCGGCGCTGCGCCCGGACGGGCTCACCGCGACCCTCGCCGAGCTCGCGCGGCAGCTCGGCTCGTGGGTGGGGCTCTACGACGCGGCCGGCACGCTGCGGCGCGAGCATCCGGCCGGAGCGCTGGATGCGGCGACGCGCGGCGAGCTCGACGCCGAGGTGGGGGTCGTGCTGCGCCGCGGCGCTCGCGCCGGCTCGTCGCTGCGCATCGGGCCGACGCCCCTCACGCTGCAGACCCTCGGCCGCGGCGGGCGCCTGCGGGGCGTGCTCGCGATCGCGTCGGGGGACCTCGACCAGGAGAGCCGCGCCCTCGTGACCTCGGTGATCGCGATGGCGGGGCTCGCCCTCGAGCAGACCGAGGACGTGCAGCGCGCGCACGGGCTGCTGCGCGCCGGAGCCGTCCACGCCCTCCTCAGCGGCGATGCCGCGCTCGCGCGACGACTCGTCCGAGAGCTCGGCGGGGCACTGGGCACGGCCGGCATCGCCGTGGTCGTCGTCGAGGGCGCCCCCGGCGACCTCGACATCGTGGCGGAGTGGCTCGCGGGGCGGCCCGCCGAGGCCGCACCGCGGCTGTTCGGACGCGGACCGTCGGGCCTCGTCGTCGCGATCGACCCAGGGGCGACGCTGCCCGACGAGGTCGTCGCGGTCGCCCCGGTGCGAGCCGGCGTGTCGTCTCCCGCGACATGGGCCGACTTCGCGCGGGCCCACGACGAGGCACGCGCCGCCCTCGCGCGCCGGCGCGAGCCCGTCGCGCGCTTCGACACGGCCGCGGCGCCGGGCGTGCTCGCCGCCCTCGACGGCGACCTCGCGCGCGTGCTCGCCGCCGCCGCCCTCGCGCCGCTCACGGATCACGACGCGGCGAACGGCACGGCCCTCGTGGACGCCGTGCGCGCGTGGCTCGAGAACGACGCGCGCATCGACGCCGCCGCATCCGCCCTCGGCGTGCACCGGCACACCGTCCGCACCCGCATCGCGCTGGCCGAGCGCGTGCTCGGCACCGACCTGTCGGCGTTCCCCGCGCGCGCGGAGCTGTGGGCGGCGCTGCAGGTCGCGCGGCCGTGAGTGGGGCAGACTCGGCGGCATGACCCGCCGCTGGCCGCCGCTCGCGATCGCCTATCTCGTCCTCGCCCTCGCCGGGCTCGTCGGCACGTTCGTGCTCAACGTGTGGTCGGTCGTGCTGATGCGCGACTACCTCGGCGACCTGTTCGGGTCGGGTCCGGCGGTCGGCTCGATCGGCGTCGACCTGCTCGTCGTGGCGATCGCCGGCTCGGTCTTCATCGTCGTCGAGGCGCGGCGGCTCGGGATGCGGCGGGCGTGGCTGTACATCGTGCTGTCCGCGGTGACCGCATTCGCGTTCTCGTTCCCGCTGTTCCTCGCGATGCGGGAGCGCCGCCTGGCTCAGCCGGCGAAGTAGGCGGCGGCGACGCGCGCGAGCGCGTGCAGGTCGTCGACGCCGGCGAGCTCGCGCGCCGAGTGCATCGAGAGGATCGGGATGCCGACGTCGACGGTGCGGATCCCCAGCCGCGTCGCGGTGAGCGGCCCGATCGTCGACCCGCACGGCACCGCGTTGTTCGAGACGAACTCCTGCGACCGGACCCCCGCGTCGGCGCACCACGCGTGCCACGCCGCGGTCCCCACGCCGTCGGTCGCGTAGCGCTGGTTCGCGTTGATCTTGAGGATCGGTCCGCTGCCCAACCGCGGCTTCACGACGGGATCGTGCTTCTCGGGGTAGTTCGGATGCACCGCGTGGCCGACGTCGCTCGAGACGCACCAGCTGTCGGCGAGCGCGCGCAGGTGCGCGTCGCGGTCGGCGCCGAGCGCGAGCGCGACGCGCTCGAGCACGTCGGCGAGGAACGGGCCGGACGCGCCCGAACGGGTGGCCGAGCCGACCTCCTCGTGGTCGAAGACGGCGAGCATCGCGACGTGGTCGGTCGGATGCGGCGCCTCGGCGAGCGCGACGACGCCGGCGTGCACCGAGGCGAGGTCGTCGAGCCGACCGGAGGCGAAGAACACGTCGTCGCGGCCGAACACGGCGCCGCGCGCCGCATCCGCGGTCGCGAGGTCGTAGCCCCGGACGCGGGCCGGGTCGACACCCGAGGACGCGGCGACGGCGGCGAGGATGTCGGCCGAGTCCGCCTCGCCGAGCCCCCACACCGGCTGCGTGTGCGCCTGCCGGTCGAGCGTGAGCCCCTCGTTGGCCGAGCGGTCGAGGTGGATCGCGAGCTGCGGCAGGCGCAGGAGCGGCCCGGAGTCGGCGAGCACGGTCGAGCCGTCGTCGAGGACGAGGCGGCCCGCCAGGCGCAGCTCCCGATCGAGCCACGAGTTCAGCAGTGGGCCGCCGTAGATCTCGACGCCCGCCTGCAGCCATCCGAAGCGCCCCGTCGTGGGGCGCGGCTTGAGCACGAAGCCAGGCGAGTCGCTGTGCGCGCCGAACACGCGCACGGGCGTCGCCGGCGTCGCCCCCTCCGGCACGCGCCACGCGATGGCGGCGCCGTCGCGCACGACGACGAAGCGGCCGCCGGGCTGCGCGGGCCAGGGTGCATCCTCCGCGAGCGTCGAGAATCCGGCGGCGACGAGGCGGCGCGCGACCTCGGCGGCGGCGTGGAAGCTCGAGGGCGACGCGGCGACGAAGTCGGCCAGGTCGTCGGCGTGGGCCAGGGCGGCGGGTGCGGGCACGGGCGGACCTCCGGGGCGGGATGCCCTCCGATCGTAGTTCGCGGCGCGATCGCGGCCCGCCCGTCGGCTCCCCGCGCGGGCGGCCCGCGATCGTCGTCAGGGGCTAGCGGCAGCCGCAGCTGCGACGCACCTCGAGGCGCGGCGCGAACACGATGTCGAACGGCGCCCCGTCGGCGGGGGCGACGGCACCGGCGAGGATGCGGCGGCGGCACGGCCCATCGCCTCCATCGGCTGTCGGACGGTCGTGAGCGCGGGCTCGGACAGGCGCGCACCCGACGTGCCGTCGAAGCCCGTCACGAGGACGTCGTCGGGGACGCGCACACTTTCCGCGGAGAGCGCGTCGAGCACCGCGAACGCGTTCGCCGCGGATCGTCGCGTCGATCGGGTCGGGGCGCGCCGACAGCCCGCGCGCCTGCGCGTCGCAACCCGTCAGCGTGGGGCGTGGCTCTCGAGGAACTCGTAGACGTCGGTCGTGTCGACGCCCGGGAAGGCGCCGGTGGGGAGCGTCGCGAGAAGGGTCCTGGGCGTCCGGACGTTCGGCCACGCGTTCTCGCGCCAGCGCCCTTCGAGCTCCGCGGGTGCGCGACGGCAGCAGACCTCCACGGAGTGACGGGACACCCCGCGATGGGGCGTGTCACGTCCCAGGAACCACTTCGTGTCGTCGAAGCGCACCCCCACGCTCACCGAGTGCGCACCTTCGCTCGAGTTCTCCACGCGCGCGGTGCACCAGTACGTGCCGTTGCCCGTGTCGGTGTACTGGTAGTACGGATTGAAGCGGTCGTCGATGTCGAACACCGTGCGGCTCGTCCATCGGCGGCAGCACATCTGGCCCTCGATCGAGCCGATGCGATCGGTCGGGAAGTTGACGTCGTCGTTCTCGTACGCCTTCGTGATGACGCCCGACTCGTGCACTTTCAGGAAGTGCACCGGGATGCCCAGGTGCACCGTCGCAAGGTTCGTGAAGCGGTGCGCCGCCGTCTCGTACGACACCGAATAGGCGTCGCGCAGGTCTTCGATGCTCACGGCACGCGCGGCCTTGGCGTCGCTGAGGAACCTCACCGCCGACTCCTCGGGGATGAGCAGCGCGCCGGTGAGGTAGTTGGTCTCGACGCGCTGACGGAGGAAGTCGGCGTAACTGCGCGGCTCGGAGTGGCCGAGGATGCGGCTGGACAGCGCCTGCAGCACCGACGTGCGCGGGTCGCCCTTGGCTGTCACGCGGCTGGAGAGGTACAGCCGGCCGTGACGCAGGTCGGCGACGCTGCGCGTGGTCTGCGGCAGATCCGGCACGTAGTGGAGGGTGAATCCCAGATGCCCGGCGATGTCGCTCGCGGTGCGCTGGGTGAGCGGCCCGCCCGGGTGGTCGACCGCGGCGAGGATCTCGCGGGCGCGCCGCTCCAGGTCGGGGAAGTAGTTGTCCTGCGTACGCATGAGGCGCCGGAGGGCCACGTTCGCCCGGCGCGCCTCCTCGGGCGTCGCGGAGCGCTCGTCGTGGAGCCGGTCGATCTCGCCCTGGAGCGCCAGCATCGTGCGCAGCACCTCGTCGGGCACCCCCTTGCCGATGCGGAAGGGCGCGATGCCGAGCGACTGGAACGTCGACCCGCGCATCGCGCGCTCGAGCGCGATCTCCATGGCTGCCCGCTGGTCGAGCGGCTCGGTCGACAGCAAGGCGTCCAACGTCGTGCCGAGCGCCCGCGCGATCGCCTGGAGCAGGCTCAGCTTGGCCTCCCGTCGACCGTTCTCGATCATCGACAGCTGGCTGGGCGCGCGGCCGACCGCCGCGGCGAGAGCCTCGAGCGTGAGTCCGCGCTCGAGGCGGAGATGCCGGATGCGTCGGCCGATGGTCAGCGGATCCACCTCCCCATCGTCGGGAAGATCCGCCCCTTCGATCGCGCTCGTCGCGGTGCTCATGCGGCGATTCTGTCACGGCAGCAGAAATTTCCACGAACTTCACACCGACATCTGACTCGGTCGGCCGTGACCTTCACACATCGTGGAGGACACACGACCCCGCGGCGCCCCGCCGCATCCGATCGAGGAGGACCGACATGACGATCCAGGCCACCCCGGGCACGGGCCCACTGCGTGCCGGCGACCAGACGCAGACCGCCGCCGAGCTGCAGGAGCAGTGGGACACCGACCCCCGCTGGGACGGTATCGAGCGCACCTACACGGCCGAGGACGTCGTCCGCCTGCGCGGCACCGTCGGCGAGGAGCACACCCTCGCCCGTCGCGGGGCCGAGAACTTCTGGAACCTCCTGCACACCGAGGACTACGTCCGCGCGCTCGGCGCCTACACCGGCGGACAGGCCGTGCAGCAGGTGCGCGCGGGACTGAAGGCCATCTACCTCTCCGGCTGGCAGGTCGCCGCCGACGGCAACCTCGCCGGCCAGACCTACCCCGACCAGAGCCTGTACCCCGCCAACTCGGTGCCGGCCGTGGTGCGGCGCATCAACAACGCGCTCCTGCGCCAGGACCAGCTCGAGCGCGCCGAGGGCGACGTGACCCGCGACTGGCTCGCCCCGATCGTCGCCGACGCCGAGGCCGGCTTCGGCGGACCGCTCAACGCGTACGAACTCGCGGGCGCCCTGATCGCGGCCGGCGCCGCCGCCATCCACTGGGAGGACCAGCTGGCCAGCGAGAAGAAGTGCGGCCACCTCGGCGGCAAGGTGCTCGTGCCCACGCAGCAGCACATCCGCACGCTCAACGCCGCGCGCCTGGCCGCCGACGTCGCCGGCATCCCGACCGTCATGATCGCGCGCACCGACGCGCTGGCCGCCGACCTGCTCACGAGCGACATCGACGAGCGCGACCGCGCCTTCGTCACCGGCGAGCGCACGAGCGAGGGCTTCTACCGCGTGCGGCCGGGGCTCGACGCGGTCATCAGCCGCGGGCTCGCGTTCGCGCCGTACGCCGACCTGCTGTGGGTCGAGACGGGCGAGCCCGACATCACCCTCGCCCGCGCCTTCGCCCAGGCGATCCACGAGCGCTTCCCCGGCAAGAAGCTCGCGTACAACTGCTCGCCGAGCTTCAACTGGAAGCGCCACCTCGACGACGACCAGATCGCGACGTTCCAGGCGGAGCTGGCCGACCTCGGCTACGCGTTCCAGTTCATCACGCTCGCCGGCTTCCACGCCCTGAACCACTCGATGTTCGATCTCGCCTCCGGGTACGCCGAGCGCGCCATGAGCGCGTACGTCGACCTGCAGGAGGCCGAGTTCGCCGCCGAGGCATCCGGCTACACCGCCACGCGCCACCAGCGCGAAGCGGGCACCGGGTACTTCGACGTCGTCTCCACGGCGCTCAACCCCGACAGCGCCACCCTCGCCCTCGCCGGCTCCACCGAGACCGCGCAGTTCCACTGACCCGCTCCGAACGGATAGGACACCGATCATGACCATGACCCTGGCGGATGCCCCGCCGCAGCCCACGACCGCGACGCCGCCCCCGGCGCCCTCCTCGATCCGCGTGACCGCGCCGGTCCCCGGCCGGTTCGCCGAGATCCTCACGCCCGGCGCCCTCGCCTTCCTCGACGAGCTGCACCGCCGCTTCGGCGGCCGGCGTCACGATCGCCTCGCCGACCGCGAGCGCCGTCGCTTCGAGATCGGCAACGGCCACGACCCCCACTTCCGCGACGACACCCGGCACATCCGCGAGGACGCGTCGTGGCGCGTCGCTGGCGCGGGCCCGGGGCTGGAGGACCGGCGCGTCGAGATCACCGGCCCGACCGACCCCAAGATGACGATCAACGCGCTGAACTCGGGCGCGAAGGTGTGGCTCGCCGACCAGGAGGACGCCACCTCGCCCACGTGGGCGAACGTCATCGGCGGGCAGCTGTCGCTGCGCGACGCGATCCGCGGCCAGCTGTCGTACACGAGCCCCGAGGGCAAGACCTACGAGGTCACGGCTGCCGAGACCCCGACGATCGTCATGCGTCCGCGGGGCTGGCACCTGCCCGAGAAGCACATCGAGGTGACCGACCGCGCGGGCCGGCGGCTCGCCGCATCCGGATCGCTCGTCGATTTCGGGCTGTACGCGTTCCACAACGCGCGCGAGCTCATCGCCCGCGGACGCGGCCCGTACTTCTATCTCGCGAAGCTGGAGTCCGCCGAGGAGGCCCGCCTGTGGGACGACGTCTTCACCTTCACGGAGGCGCACCTGGACATCCCGCACGGCACGATCCGCGCGACCGTGCTCATCGAGACGCTGCCGGCGGCGTTCGAGATGGAGGAGATCCTCTACGAGCTGCGGGACCACTGCGCCGGGTTGAACGCGGGCCGCTGGGACTACATCTTCTCGATCATCAAGAACTACCGCGGCCGCGGGGCGCGCTTCGTCCTGCCCGACCGCAGCGACGTCACGATGACGGTGCCGTTCATGCGCGCGTACACCGAGCTGCTCGTGAAGACGTGCCACGCGCGCGGCGCGTACGCGATCGGCGGCATGAGCGCGTTCATCCCGAACCGGCGTGATCCGGAGGTGACCGCGCGCGCGTTCGAGAAGGTCGCCGCCGACAAGAAGCGCGAGGCCGGCGACGGCTTCGACGGCACGTGGGTGGCCCACCCCGACCTCATCCCGATCGCCCGGGCCGAGTTCGACGCCGTGCTCGGCGAGCGTCCGAACCAGCTCGACCGGCAGCGCGACGACGTGCACGTCTCACCGGCGGATCTCCTCGACGTGCGGATCGGGCGCCCGATCACGGCCGCCGGCGTGCACGGCAACGTGTCGGTCGCGCTCCGCTACATCGAGGCGTGGCTGCGGGGACTCGGGGCCGTCGCGATCGACAACCTCATGGAGGATGCCGCCACCGCCGAGATCAGCCGGTCGCAGATCTGGCAGTGGATCCACCAGGATCAGGCGACCGCCGAGGGTGAACCCATCACGCGCGAGTACGTCGAGCGCGTGGTGGAGCGGGTGCTGGGCGAGGTCGAGCGCACCGCAGGCGACCGCTTCGACGACGCCGCCGAGGTGTTCCGCGAGGTGGCGCTGCGCCCCGAGTTCCCCACGTTCCTGACGACCCCCGCGTACGCGCGCTACTTCGACTGACCGCGCCACGCCGACCGCGAGAACCCATCCGCGCGTCGAGAACACCGCCGTCCGCGGTGCTCTCGCGCCGCGGGTGGGTTCTCGCGGTTCGTCGGCGGGCGCGTGCGTCGGCGGGATGCAGCGGGCGCACTACGCTCGGAGCGTGACATCCCGCGCTCCCCTCTCCCGCAAGCTGTCCGCCATCGCCGAGTCCGCGACGCTCAAGGTCGATGCGAAGGCCAAGGCGCTGCAGGCCGCCGGCCGTCCGGTCGTCTCCTACGCCGCCGGCGAGCCCGACTTCGCGACGCCGTCGTTCATCGTGGAGGCGGCGGCCGAGGCGCTGCGCGACCCCGCCAACTTCCGCTACACGCCGGCGGCGGGACTGCCCGTGCTGCGCGAGGCGATCGCGGCCAAGACGCACCGCGACTCGGGGCTCGACGTCGCCCCGACGCAGATCATCGTCACCAACGGCGGCAAGCAGGCCGTGTACCAGGCGTTCCAGACCGTCGTGAACCCCGGCGACGAGGTGCTGCTGCCCGCGCCCTACTGGACGACGTACCCCGAGGCGATCGCGCTGGCCGACGGCGTGCCCGTCGAGGTCTTCGCCGGTGCCGACCAGGACTACAAGGTCACCGTCGCCCAGCTCGAGGCCGCCCGCACCGACAAGACGACGGTGCTCGTGTTCGTGTCGCCGTCGAACCCCACCGGCGCGGTGTACACCCCCGAGGAGACCGCGGCGATCGGCGAGTGGGCACTCGAGCACGGCATCTGGGTGATCACCGACGAGATCTACCAGAACCTCGTCTACGAGGGCGCCCGCGCCGTGTCGATCGTCGAGGCCGTGCCGGCCCTGGCCGACCAGACGATCCTCGTCAACGGCGTCGCCAAGACGTACGCGATGACCGGATGGCGCGTGGGCTGGATGATCGGACCCGCGGACGCGATGAAGCTCGCCGGCAACCTGCAGTCGCACCTGTCGAGCAACGTCAACAACATCGCCCAGCGCGCCGCCGTGGCAGCCCTCACCGGCCCGCAGAGCGAGGCCGAGCAGTTCCGCGCGGCCTTCGACCGCCGCCGGCGGCTCATCGTGTCGGAGCTCGCGAAGATCCCGGGCGTGACGGTGCCGAACCCGCTCGGCGCGTTCTACGTCTACCCCGACGTCACGGGCCTGCTCGGTCGCGAATGGGCCGGGACGACCCCCACGACGACCCTGGAACTCGCCGACCTCATTCTCGACCAGGCCGAGGTCGCCGTGGTGCCGGGCGAGGCGTTCGGCCCGAGCGGCTACCTGCGCCTGTCGTACGCGCTCGGCGACGAGCAGCTCCTCGAGGGCGTGCAGCGCCTGCAGCGCCTGTTCGGCGCCGCGTAGCCGCCTCCGCCCTCGCGCCCGTCCGCGTGGGTCGCTTCGCTCCTCGCTCAGCGAGACGAAGCGCTCGCGGATCAGGCCTCGGGCGCCGATGCGGCGGGAGCGGACGGGGCGGTGCCGTCGCGGTGCGCCGCATCCGCCAATGCTTCGCCCACGGCGCGGCCCTGGATGATCGCGGTCAGGTCGATGCCGGTCGCGGCGCGCACGGCGTCGAACGAGGCGCGCAGCCCCGTCGCGGACTCCGCGGCGAGGTGCCCGCTCGCGCCCTCGCCGCCGAGGACGGTGACAGAGCCGACCTTGTCGTAGCCCTTCGCGAACTCGGCCATCATCGGCACGAGCGCCTCGAGCGCGCGCTGGGCGAGCAGCGCCTCCTGGTTCTGGGCGAGGGCCTCCGCCTCGGCGCGGATGGCGGCGGCCCGCGCCTCACCGGCGACCCGGATGGCGTCGGCGTCGGCCTCGGCGCGCAGGCGCTTGGCCGTCGCCTCCTGCGCGGCGATCTGCGCCTGCGCCTCGGCCGCCTTGATGAGGGCGTACGCGTCGGCGTCGGCGTCCTTCTGGCGCTGGTACAGGTCGGCGTCGGCGACGCGATTGACCTCGGACTCCAGCCGCGCCTGCGTGTTCTGCGCCTCCTGCACGAGCACCGCCTGCTGGCGCTCGGCCCGCGCGAGCGCCTCGGCCTGCTCGGCCTCCGCGTTGGCGCGCCCGACCTCGGCCTTTGCGGCGGCGGTGTTCTTGTCCAGCTGCGTCTGCTCGATGAGGTTCGCCTCGTCGGTGGCGATCTGGCGTGCGCGGATCTCGCGCTCGGCGTTGATGCGCGCGACCTCGGCCTCGCGCTTGACGCGCTCGACCTCGGTGGCGCCGAGGGCGGAGATGTAGCCGTTCGAGTCGGTGATGCCCTGGATCTGGAACGAGTCGAGGATGAGGCCCTGGGACGACAGGTCGCTCTTGATGCCCTCGGCGATCTGGTCCGACAGGCGCTGCCGGTCGCGCATGAGCTCCTCGACCGTGAGGGTCGCCACGACGCCGCGCAGCGCACCCTCGAGCTGCTCGGTCGTGAACTGCTCGATCGCCTTGTCCTGCGACGCGAAGCGCTCGGCGGCACGGCGGACCGACTCGGGGTCGGAGCCGATCTTCACGAGCGCGACGCCGCTGACGTTGACGGTGACGCCGTTGGAGGACTGCGCGGTCGGCTCCATCTTGATCTGGCGGGCGCGCAGCGAGATCATCTCGGCGCGCTGCGTGAGCGGGTTGACGATGGCGCCGCCGCCGGTGATCACCGTGATGCGGGAGTCGCCGGTGGCGCCCTTCTGACGCTTCCCGACGATCACGAGGGCCTCGTCGGCCTTGGCCACGCGGTACCACGCGCGGATGAGGATGAGCACGATCACGAGGAGGACGACGAGAACGCCCACCCCGATCGCCACGAGCAGTCCGACGGCTCCGAGCGCGGCCAGTTCCATGGGGGCGTCTCCTCCTGCGTCATCCGACGCGGTCGCGGGCAGTCCTCCCACCGTATCGGGACTGTCCGTCCCATCGCGCGGGTGTCGGCGGCCCGGAGGACGATGAAGAGATGTCCATCGGAACGACACCCCTCCCCTCGGGTCACAACACCGTCAATCCGTTCGTGATCACCGCCGACGCCCGCGGCTTCATCCGCTTCGTCCAAGCCGTCTTCGGCGGCGCCGAAGTCGAACAGGTGCGGACGCCCGATCGGGATGGCTCGATCATCCACGCCGAGGTGGTCGTCGGGAATGCGACGATCATGCTCAGCGACACGAAGGAGGGCTGGCCGTTCACGCCGGCGTTCCTCCAGATCTACGTCGCCGACGCGCGCGAGTGCATCGACAGAGCCCAGGCGCTCGGCGCGACGCTCATCACGCCGATCTCCGACTTCTACGGCGGGTTCCGGCTGGCCCGTGTCCAGGATCCGTGGCGCAACATCTGGTGGCTGTACGAACCGGACACCGGCACACGCGGGCAGGGCGCTCGTGAGAGCGACACCGACTGGCACGACCGCGATCCGAGCGTCGTCTATGCGACGCTGCTGGACGCCATGGCCGAACTCGGCCGCGTGTCACGCTGAGCGGATCAGAGCTCCACGTTCACGAGGACCGGCTCGGGCTGGAGGATGAGCCCGAACTCCGACTGCACGCGCTGCTGCACGAAGCGCGCGAGTTCGGCGATCTCCTCGGCCGTTGCTCCGCCGCGGTTGGTGAGGGCGAGCGTGTGCTTGGTGGACAGGCCCGCGCGCGACCGCGGGAAGCGGAAGCCCTTGTGCACGCCCGCGTGCTCGATGAGCCACGCCGCGCTGACCTTCACCTGCGCGGGCGCCACGACCGGCGGCGGCACGACGCCGTCGAACGCGGCGAGGGGGATCACGAGCACGGGCGCGAGCTCGGGTGCGAGCGGCCAGCGCGGGCATTCCGGCGGCAGCGTCCGGGCGAACGCCTCCGACACGATCGCATTCTGGAAGAACGATCCGGCGCTCCAGGTGTCGGGGTCGTCCTCGTCGAGCACCATGCCCTTGCGCCGACGTGTGGCGAGCACGTGATCGCGGATCCACGCGAGCGACACGGATGCACCGGGCTCGAGGCCGAGCGCGGAGCGCAGCTGCTGGCCCGCGACCTCGCGCGGCTCGCCGCCGACCTCCTCGAGCTCGAGCGTCACCGACACGATCACCCCGACGCGCTGCGGCACCGATCCGTAGTGGTGCTTGAGCACGGACGTGCGGAAGCCGAGCCCGAGGTCCGCCGCCGGCACGGTCGACAGCTCGCCCGTCGCCTCGTCCAGCAGCTCGACCTCGACGAGGGTCTGCACGATCTCCTGCCCGTAGGCGCCCACGTTCTGCACCGGCGCTGCGCCGACGGTGCCGGGGATGCCCGACATCGCCTCGATGCCGGCGAGCCCCTCCGCGACTGTCGTCGCGACGAGGTCGTCCCAGTCGTGCCCCGCCTGCACGCGCACGCGCACGGTGCCGGGCCGCGAGCCGGGCCGCCGCTCGATGCCGCGCGAGCGCACGAGCACGACGGTGCCCTCGAACGGCTCGTCGCCCGCGAACAGGTTCGACCCGCCGCCCACGACGAGCCACGGCTCGCCGCTCGCCCACGTGTCGCGGAGCGTGTCGACGAGCTCGTCGGCCGTCTCCGCCACGACCAGGCGCGCGGGCTCGGCGCCGGTGCGCAGCGTCGTGAGGCGCGAGAGCGGGAGCGGATCGATCGCGGGCATGTCACGCGCGGACGCGCACCTGCGCCTTGCCGAGCACGGTCGTGCCCGCGTGGGTCACCGTGAGGTCGACGCGCACGACGTCGCCGTCGATGGCCCCGACCTTCGCCGCGACGTCGACGTCGGCGCCCTCGCGCGGATCGACCACGACCGGCCGCGTGAACCGCACGCCGTACTCGAGGATGCGTCCGGGGTCGCCCAGCCACTCGGCCAGGGCGCCCACCGCGAGCCCCATCGTCAACATGCCGTGGGCGAGCACGCCCGGAAGGCCCACCTCGGCCGCGACGTCGTCGCGGTAGTGGATGGGGTTGAAGTCTCCGGATGCCCCGGCGTAGCGCACGAGCGACGCGCGGTCGAGGTGCACGCGGCGTTCGCCGACGACGTCTCCGACCGCGGTCATGCCGGCGCCTCCCCCACGAGCAGCACCGAGGTCGCGGTGACGACGTGGGCGCCGTCGGCGTCGACGATCTCGGCGTCGCTCGTGACCATGGCGTTCCCGCCCATCGTGCGGATGCCCGTGACCGACAGCGTCGCGGTCAGCTCATCGCCGGCGACGATCGGCCGGGTGTAGCGGAAGCGCTGCTCGGCGTGGATGGTGCGCGCGAGCTCGATCCCCGCGTCGGGGTCGCCGAGCAGCTGCTGGAGCGTCAGATCCTGCACGACCATCGCGAAGGTCGGCGGCGCGACGACGTCGGCGTACCCGGCGGCGCGTGCCGCATCCGGGTCGTGGTGAACGGAGGCGTCGGCGAACACGGCGCGCGCGAACTCGCGCACCTTCTCCCGCCCGACGAGGTACGGCGCGGTCGGCGCGAAGGCGCGGCCGACCAGCTCGGGGTTCACTGGCACCGGCCCATCCTATCGGCGGCCGCCTCCCGCGCCGTCAGCGCTGACGACGGCCGCGGATCGCGCGGACCGCCATCTGCGATGCGATGAAGACGAGGAACGCCGCGAACAGGACGTTGCCGACGAACGGGTCGATGTGCGTGGCGATGAGAGCGCCGAGCGCCGTCGTCGTGCACGCGGCGAGGCCCACGAGCGCCGCCGCGACGAGGTCGACGTTGCGGCGGCGGAGATTGCCGACCGTGCCCGAGATCGCGGTCGGGATCATCATGAGCAGCGACGTGCCCTTGGCGACGAGGTCGCTCGTGCCGAACAGCAGCAGGAGCGCGGGCACGACGATGATGCCGCCCCCGACACCGAGGAGGCCCGCGAGCACGCCCGTGACGATGCCGAGCACCGCGAGCCCGGGGCCGGTCACCCACGTGAGCTCCAGCTCGGCGTCGCGCGAGGGGATGATGAGGAACAGGCTCACGATCACCGCGACGAGGAACGCCACGAACGCCCACCGCAGCGCCGTCTGCGGCACGCGCGGCAGCAGCCATGTGCCGACCTGCGCGCCGATCACCGCGCCGGCGGCGAGGATCAGGGCGGGGATCCACGCGACCGACCCCGTCACCGCGTAGGAGATCACGCCGACGGTGGCGGTGGGCACGATAGCCGCGAGCGAGGTGCCCGCCGCGCGGCGCTGGTC
This genomic window contains:
- a CDS encoding MaoC/PaaZ C-terminal domain-containing protein; this translates as MTAVGDVVGERRVHLDRASLVRYAGASGDFNPIHYRDDVAAEVGLPGVLAHGMLTMGLAVGALAEWLGDPGRILEYGVRFTRPVVVDPREGADVDVAAKVGAIDGDVVRVDLTVTHAGTTVLGKAQVRVRA
- a CDS encoding UDP-N-acetylmuramate dehydrogenase, which gives rise to MPAIDPLPLSRLTTLRTGAEPARLVVAETADELVDTLRDTWASGEPWLVVGGGSNLFAGDEPFEGTVVLVRSRGIERRPGSRPGTVRVRVQAGHDWDDLVATTVAEGLAGIEAMSGIPGTVGAAPVQNVGAYGQEIVQTLVEVELLDEATGELSTVPAADLGLGFRTSVLKHHYGSVPQRVGVIVSVTLELEEVGGEPREVAGQQLRSALGLEPGASVSLAWIRDHVLATRRRKGMVLDEDDPDTWSAGSFFQNAIVSEAFARTLPPECPRWPLAPELAPVLVIPLAAFDGVVPPPVVAPAQVKVSAAWLIEHAGVHKGFRFPRSRAGLSTKHTLALTNRGGATAEEIAELARFVQQRVQSEFGLILQPEPVLVNVEL
- a CDS encoding sulfite exporter TauE/SafE family protein; this encodes MTEGVTTRRGVRFVLTCIGVGLLAGLMSGLFGVGGGTVIVPLLVLLLGFDQRRAAGTSLAAIVPTATVGVISYAVTGSVAWIPALILAAGAVIGAQVGTWLLPRVPQTALRWAFVAFLVAVIVSLFLIIPSRDAELELTWVTGPGLAVLGIVTGVLAGLLGVGGGIIVVPALLLLFGTSDLVAKGTSLLMMIPTAISGTVGNLRRRNVDLVAAALVGLAACTTTALGALIATHIDPFVGNVLFAAFLVFIASQMAVRAIRGRRQR
- a CDS encoding MaoC family dehydratase N-terminal domain-containing protein, whose product is MPVNPELVGRAFAPTAPYLVGREKVREFARAVFADASVHHDPDAARAAGYADVVAPPTFAMVVQDLTLQQLLGDPDAGIELARTIHAEQRFRYTRPIVAGDELTATLSVTGIRTMGGNAMVTSDAEIVDADGAHVVTATSVLLVGEAPA